One window of the Lemur catta isolate mLemCat1 chromosome 6, mLemCat1.pri, whole genome shotgun sequence genome contains the following:
- the CCER1 gene encoding coiled-coil domain-containing glutamate-rich protein 1 produces the protein MTQTLNTKEDPLNLAGGWASSAPLRTWSSCQRRRRGAPIYKRRHGYNPKAEYEPPRKQPKQQYGPGSWFRPPPRRPNWAVCSNWGSWGGPWHPPPGGFWNPPGPMQVIRVYGLHPFCLCCCSCWCGPWNPGWARPPGRKKRWGRRGRRHPRRSSPRSPPVNLRTLLRPVNLYGWRAPGMRAPPNTTQFIMNQIYEDMRQEELDRQQEALRAEQAEAGGQASPAGSSGNDAPPSGGEYDTELPATVYGFGQNPALAFSPAPEEENQSPAPQLMEEEEEEKNDDEEECDEDVCDGKEESEEEEAEEEEEEEMEEGDYLEEGEEEEEDAEEELEEEEEGLEEDEQREEENHLPLEMPLSFLVGAEEERENYINYTYLSSEQIIPEVPQETLLMVQDINC, from the coding sequence ATGACCCAGACCCTCAACACAAAGGAGGACCCTCTTAACCTGGCCGGCGGCTGGGCATCCTCGGCCCCCTTACGCACGTGGTCGTCCTGCCAGCGAAGGCGCAGGGGTGCCCCAATTTACAAGCGACGGCACGGCTACAACCCCAAGGCGGAGTATGAGCCCCCAAGAAAACAGCCAAAGCAACAATATGGCCCCGGCTCTTGGTTCCGACCACCACCCCGACGGCCCAACTGGGCCGTGTGCTCTAActgggggagctggggagggccCTGGCACCCACCTCCAGGGGGATTCTGGAACCCCCCCGGCCCGATGCAAGTGATTCGGGTGTATGGCCTGCACCCGTTCTGCctttgctgctgctcctgctggtgCGGGCCCTGGAACCCCGGCTGGGCGAGGCCTCCAGGCAGGAAGAAGCGCTGGGGTCGCAGGGGCCGCCGCCACCCTCGCCGCTCCTCCCCGAGGAGCCCACCTGTGAATCTGAGAACGCTGCTGCGGCCGGTCAACTTGTACGGGTGGCGGGCGCCCGGCATGCGAGCGCCCCCAAACACCACTCAGTTCATCATGAACCAGATCTACGAGGACATGCGGCAAGAGGAGCTGGATCGCCAGCAGGAGGCGCTGAGGGCAGAGCAGGCCGAGGCCGGCGGCCAGGCCTCCCCTGCTGGCTCCTCGGGTAACGACGCGCCCCCCAGCGGCGGTGAGTACGACACAGAGCTGCCAGCAACTGTGTACGGCTTTGGGCAGAATCCCGCTCTAGCATTCAGTCCTGCCCCAGAGGAGGAAAATCAGTCCCCCGCCCCGCAGCtgatggaggaagaggaagaggagaaaaatgatgaTGAAGAGGAGTGTGATGAAGACGTGTGTGACGGAaaggaggagagtgaggaggaagaggcagaagaagaggaggaggaggagatggaagaGGGTGACTacttggaggagggggaggaggaggaagaggacgcAGAGGAGGAGctagaagaggaagaggaggggctggaggaggatgagcagagagaggaagaaaatcatTTGCCATTGGAAATGCCTTTATCGTTCCTAGTAGGGgctgaagaagagagagagaactataTAAACTATACTTACTTAAGCTCAGAACAGATAATTCCCGAAGTGCCACAGGAAACTCTACTCATGGTGCAGGACATTAACTGTTAA